The following proteins are co-located in the Penaeus vannamei isolate JL-2024 chromosome 34, ASM4276789v1, whole genome shotgun sequence genome:
- the LOC113823564 gene encoding failed axon connections homolog, whose protein sequence is MILQNVQDGTARLAGKALRLVWGKNKPVTITVVVVVGVMKIWSYVKKQERRRRWNNAGKDVVVLHIPPRGFFCPNISPFAVKLETYVRMAEIPYVVDHEEPFGPKGKTPWITLNGEDVGDSQMIIEKLAAKFGKEFDAHLSPEEKAVAHALRVMVDEYFFWCLGVFRFGRERGRHLAYNTSLPWIFRPFMPMFINQYLEATKVQGVGRHSYREVDELGRKCLQSLSAWLGEKPFMMGASPTDVDAAVFGLLTRDVFCPPVSDYTRMLEKDYRNLHALCHRIKEKFWPDWDKCLDLKGRDRVLRMMERGKCSS, encoded by the exons ATGATACTACAAAATGTTCAAGACGGTACGGCTCGCCTCGCCGGGAAGGCCCTGAGACTGGTCTGGGGCAAGAACAAGCCGGTCACCAtaactgtggtggtggtggttggcgTGATGAAAATATGGAGCTACGtgaagaagcaggagaggag gaggaggtggaacaaCGCCGGCAAGGACGTGGTGGTCCTGCACATTCCGCCCCGGGGATTCTTCTGCCCGAATATTTCTCCCTTCGCCGTCAAACTCGAGACCTACGTCAGGATGGCGGAGATCCCTTATGTG GTCGACCACGAGGAGCCCTTTGGACCGAAGGGGAAGACGCCCTGGATCACCCTCAACGGCGAGGACGTTGGCGACTCGCAGATGATCATCGAGAAACTGGCGGCCAAGTTCGGCAAGGAGTTCGACGCCCACTTGTCGCCGGAGGAGAAGGCCGTGGCTCACGCCCTGCGCGTCATGGTGGACGAGTACTTTTTCTG GTGCCTCGGTGTCTTCCGCTTCGGCCGGGAGCGCGGTCGCCACCTGGCCTACAACACCTCCCTTCCTTGGATTTTCCGGCCATTCATGCCCATGTTCATTAACCAGTATTTGGAGGCCACGAAGGTCCAAGGCGTAGGGCGACACAGCTACAGGGAAGTAGATGAGTTGGGGAGGAAATGCCTTCAGTCGCTCTCGGCTTGGCTTG GTGAGAAGCCGTTCATGATGGGTGCCAGTCCGACCGACGTGGATGCTGCGGTCTTCGGTTTGCTGACGCGAGACGTGTTCTGTCCTCCGGTGTCAGACTACACGAGGATGCTCGAGA AGGACTACCGAAACTTGCACGCGCTCTGCCACCGGATAAAGGAGAAATTCTGGCCGGACTGGGACAAGTGTCTCGACCTGAAAGGCAGGGATCGTGTTCTGcggatgatggagagagggaaatgcaGCAGTTAG